The Candidatus Hydrogenedentota bacterium sequence GTTCGGGACCCGTGTGATAGCATAAAGCGCACTCTTATGGAGCCTTTGCAGGAACTGTGGGAACACGATATGAAGAAAGCACACCATAAAGACGGAAACTGCGCCGGCCCTTTGTCTGTTTATACGCGGCGGCGTTTTCTGGCCGCGGTTGGGGCCTCGGCGGGCTTTGTGACGCTGGGAGCGCGCCATGGCTGGGGGCAGGCGGCCGCTGCCGTGTCCCCGCCGGAGAAAGAAGGGGCCTATGTCCGGGTTGCGTTTCTGTATCCGCCTTCAGACACATTCGCGGATGACCCGGACGGCTGGTGGAGCTGGCCGGGCAACGAGTTCGACGCTGAGGCGCGGCAGCGGGAATACGCGGCGTTCCTGGGCGGGCTGGAAACGGAACTGGGCATGCGGATCGCCGTGGAACCGGACCCGCTCGGTACGGAGCAGCAGGCGCGTGAATTCGCTGAAGACCTCCGCGCGAACCGGCCGGACGGGCTGCTGCTGGTCATGTTCTACAACGGCAGCCTGAAACAGGCGGACGTGGTGCTGAGCGTTGCCGAGGAACTCCGTATCCCGTCGGTGTTCTACATCGGGCTTGGGGTCAAGCACGGTGCGGTCACGCAGTACCGCCGATCCGGCCTGTATCTGATTCAGTCGCTGGATAATCTGGACGCCATCCGCGCGGGGATGCGCATGATCAACGCGCGGAAATTACTGCGGCAATGCCTCGTGCTCAGCATCGCGGACGAACCGGTCCAGATGCCGGTGGAACCGTTTCTGGGCGTCAGCGTGATGCAGGTTCCACTTGACCGGTACGCGGACGCTTTCGGCAAGGTCGAAATGGATGCCGAAGCGCGGGCGTTCATTGCCGGGTTGCGCGAAAAGGCGATGGAAATCCGTGGCGTGACGGAAGAGGCGTTCGAGAACGCGGCGCGCGCGCACTTCGCCATCAAGAATCTGCTTGCCGAGGCGAACGCCGACGGCGTGACCATGAACTGCCTGCGGCGGGGCATGCTCAAACCCTGTATCAGTTTCGCGACGCTGAACGGCGCGCTGGTTCCCGCCGCGTGCGAAAACGACCTGCCCGCCCTGTATACGCAGATGCTGGGCCAGTTGCTCACGGGGCGGCCAGGCTTTCAGCACAACCCGTGTTATGAGACCGAGCGCAATCATTACTACGCGTCGCATTGCACGTGTACGACGAAGCTGTATGGACCGGACGGTGGTGACCTGCCATTCCTCTTGCGCCGGTTCGCGCACACGAACGAGGGCAGTTGCGCGATTCAGGCTTTCTGGAACCCCGAAGACCCGGTCACCATGGTGCGGTACTATCCGGGCGAGGAACCGGCGCTCGACGTATACGCGGGCAAGGTCGTGGTTTCGCACCAGATGCCGCCCGCGGGCGGGTGCACGACCAACGTCGAAATCGAACTGACGGACCGCACGGATGCGGGCATGGTGAAGGGGCATCACAACCTCCTTTTTTGCGGCGATCTTGCGCGGCAATTCCGCATGTTCGCGCAACTGCACCGGATGCGGCTGGCGGACACGGGGTACACGGGGCCTTGGCCCGCGTGAAGGATGGAGCGGGAGGGGCTCTGTGAAGACGTTGCTGGATTGGCGCGGCATCATTACCGTGTTGAACACGCCGTTCACGAATGACGACCGGATTGACAAGGAAGGATTGCGGCGCAACGTCAGAAATGCCATCGAAGCGGGCGTGGCCGGGTTTCTGGTTCCGGCAATGGCGTCGGAAGTGGACAAGCTCTCGGAACTGGAGCGCGAACTCGTGGTGGGGACGGTCCTTAGCGCTGCGGCGGGGCGTGTGCCGGTTGTGGGCGGCGCCTCGGCGCGGACCTGCGAGGCGCGCCGGCGCAACGGAGAGAAGCTCATTGAAATGGGCTGCGCGGGGGTGCTCGTCAGCATTGCGTACCGGGACGACGCGCAGTACGAGCGCGAGGTGCGCGACATCGCCGCCATTGACCCGCCTCTGCTCATGATTCAGGACTGGGACGCCTCCGGTCCGGGCGCGCCGGTGCGGCTCATCGCGCGGTTGTTTGATGAGATTGAGGCTTTTCGCAGCCTCAAGATTGAAGTGGCGCCCGCAGGGCCCAAATACAGCGCGGTGCTCGACGCTACGGGCGGGCGCCTGCACGTCTCCGGCGGTTGGGCGGTCACGCAGATGATTGAGGCGCTTGACCGGGGCGTGCACGCGTTCCTGCCGACGGGGATGCATCGACTGTACACGCGGATCTATGAGCTGTACGTATCGGGGCAACGCGAAGCGGCGCGCGAACGGTTCAACCGTCTGCTGCCCGTGCTGGCGTTTTCGAACCAGCACCTGGACATTTCGATCCATTTCTTCAAGCGCCTCCTGCATCGCCAGGGGGTGTACGCGACCCCCCGCGTGCGCGAGCCGGTCCTGCCGTTCGATGCCTTTCATCTGCGTGCCGCGGACGAACTGATCGAGTACGAAATGAATCTCGAGCGCGCGCTCGATGGCCCGTAAAAAGGGGATGGGAGACGCGGCCAGGGCCGTTCTGGAAGCCGGGTCCCCTTCCTGGTATGCTTGCGTCCCAGAGGCCGGGCGGATGCGCCCGCCGACTTGCATAAACGCTATGGTGATAGTGCACTATGGAACACGCGCTTCTTCAACTGGGCAGCGTTATCGCGTTGGGCATTTTTGCGGAGTGGCTCGGTTGGCGTCTGCGCCTGCCGTCCATCCTGTTCTTGCTTGTTTTCGGCGCGTTGCTCGGGCCGCTCTTCCACTTCGTCAACCCCGATGCGCTCTTCGGCCCGTTGCTGATGCCGCTGGTGTCGGTTTCCGTGGCGCTCATCCTGTTCGAAGGCGGACTGAGTCTGCGCCGGTCCGAATTGGAGGTGATGGGCCGGGTAACGTGGCTGCTGGTGACGCTGGGCGCACTAATCACATGGGTGCTGCTCGCGGCGGCGGCGGCGGTCTTGCTCGATATGGCCTTGCCGCAGGCCATTCTGCTGGGAAGTATCCTTGTGGTCACCGGCCCGACCGTCATAGGTCCGCTGCTGCGCCACATACGCCCGCGCGGCCCGGCCGGGTCTGTTCTGAAATGGGAAGGGATTCTGATAGACCCGATTGGCGCGGCGCTCGCGGTCTTGGTGTTTGAGGCCGTGGTTGCGGGCCGGCTCGAAGCGGCCCCGGGCATTGTCGCGCTGGGCGTTGTCAAGACCTTGGCCATTGGCGCGGTTATCGGCGGCGTGGCTGCGGTACTGCTCACCGTTTTTCTGGAGCGGTACTGGATACCGGAACACTTGCAGACGCCCGCGACGCTGGCGCTTGTGGTTGGGGCATTCGTTGTATCAAACCGGATCCAGCACGAGGCGGGACTGCTGACGGTCACCGTCATGGGCATTGTGCTGGCGAACCAGCAGCGCGTCGAGGTACGGCACGTTATCGAGTTCAAGGAAAACCTTCGGGTTGTGCTGCTGTCGACCCTGTTCATCATTCTCGCGGCACGGCTGGAATCCGCGTACCTGGCGCATATCGGCGCGGGCGCCTGGATGTTTCTGGCCGTGCTGATCCTGGTGGCGCGGCCCGTATCCGTGGCAGTTTGCGCCTGGGGTTCGCGCCTGAGTTGGGCCGAGCGCGGTTTTCTCGCGTGGATGGCGCCGCGCGGCATTGTGGCCGCCGCGATTGCGTCCGTGTTCGCCCTGCGGTTGGAGGAAGCGAATT is a genomic window containing:
- a CDS encoding dihydrodipicolinate synthase family protein; this translates as MDWRGIITVLNTPFTNDDRIDKEGLRRNVRNAIEAGVAGFLVPAMASEVDKLSELERELVVGTVLSAAAGRVPVVGGASARTCEARRRNGEKLIEMGCAGVLVSIAYRDDAQYEREVRDIAAIDPPLLMIQDWDASGPGAPVRLIARLFDEIEAFRSLKIEVAPAGPKYSAVLDATGGRLHVSGGWAVTQMIEALDRGVHAFLPTGMHRLYTRIYELYVSGQREAARERFNRLLPVLAFSNQHLDISIHFFKRLLHRQGVYATPRVREPVLPFDAFHLRAADELIEYEMNLERALDGP
- a CDS encoding sodium:proton antiporter, yielding MEHALLQLGSVIALGIFAEWLGWRLRLPSILFLLVFGALLGPLFHFVNPDALFGPLLMPLVSVSVALILFEGGLSLRRSELEVMGRVTWLLVTLGALITWVLLAAAAAVLLDMALPQAILLGSILVVTGPTVIGPLLRHIRPRGPAGSVLKWEGILIDPIGAALAVLVFEAVVAGRLEAAPGIVALGVVKTLAIGAVIGGVAAVLLTVFLERYWIPEHLQTPATLALVVGAFVVSNRIQHEAGLLTVTVMGIVLANQQRVEVRHVIEFKENLRVVLLSTLFIILAARLESAYLAHIGAGAWMFLAVLILVARPVSVAVCAWGSRLSWAERGFLAWMAPRGIVAAAIASVFALRLEEANFPDAEQIVSVTFLVVASTVLLYGLTAGPLARLLHVSQPDPQGVLLVGAHPLARQMAAALDREKVRTLLVDSNWSNVTAARMDGLKAQLGDANSEYVLEDVDIAELGQMIAVTANNKVNAFAALVFADVFGRKGVYQLSAGPSGVKSREESLPRHLRGRVLFDKDCTFEVLMRRVNAGAIIKTTKLTKEFPYSAFRAQYGDTAVPLFAVLENGRVHVFTPEEPFTPPHGSRIISLVPPLPY